A genomic stretch from Penicillium digitatum chromosome 4, complete sequence includes:
- a CDS encoding Monooxygenase, FAD-binding — protein MRPISRAVLRPYVCPTCRHGTSAGRRRFGSKSDSPELYDVVCVGGGPAGLGLLAALRASPITSKLKVALIESQDLRKAKAWDLEPNQFSNRVSSLTPSTVSFLRSIGAYDHLDVNRVQEYQDMQVWDGQTGSRISFDWSMETSPFEDMRTVATMTENANLVRALLRRIADSGDENLSLFSKSTVASIENGSDLKPEGPDLSAWPVLTVKPTGPAAETETPKRIAARLLVGADGINSPVRSFADIPTQGWDYGRHGIVASLALAEPATQPFPVSKRTAYQRFLPALGGPIALLPLPNNHATLVWSTTPENAAYLKSLPTPAFLAMVNAAFRLDMTDLTYMMGMQSSSSSDSTPSHQDELTWRAQHTPLPSQIPPPATGVQTGTVASFPLRFRHAAQYISPRIALVGDAAHVIHPLAGQGLNLGLADVASLSKTIQYAVSHGMDVGDLLTLERYSSERYLPNAKIGGACDLLHKLYNVPGEGPVAWARSLGLGVVDRLPFVKSFLMKNAEGY, from the exons GCGTCCAATCTCCAGAGCTGTGCTTCGGCCGTATGTTTGCCCAACTTGCCGCCATGGCACTAGTGCCGGTCGGCGGCGATTTGGGTCTAAATCGGATTCCCCTGAACTTTACGATGTGGTTTGTGTTGGAGGCGGGCCCGCGGGCCTAGGGTTATTGGCCGCACTCC GAGCATCGCCGATTACTTCAAAGCTCAAAGTTGCCCTCATCGAGAGCCAAGATCTCCGCAAAGCCAAAGCCTGGGACCTCGAACCGAACCAGTTCTCCAACAGGGTCAGCAGCTTGACCCCCTCGACCGTGTCATTCCTGCGTAGCATTGGTGCCTACGATCATCTCGATGTCAATCGCGTGCAAGAGTACCAGGACATGCAGGTCTGGGACGGCCAAACCGGGTCTCGAATATCATTCGACTGGTCAATGGAGACATCACCATTCGAAGACATGCGCACTGTAGCAACCATGACCGAGAACGCAAACCTAGTGCGCGCTCTACTACGCCGAATCGCCGACTCAGGCGACGAGaatctctccctcttctcaaAGTCCACAGTCGCCTCCATTGAAAATGGCTCAGACCTCAAACCCGAAGGTCCCGACCTCTCAGCCTGGCCAGTCCTCACAGTCAAGCCCACAGGCCCAGCCGCAGAAACAGAGACACCCAAGCGCATCGCCGCCCGTCTCCTCGTCGGTGCAGACGGCATCAACAGCCCCGTCCGCTCCTTCGCAGACATCCCCACCCAAGGTTGGGACTACGGCCGTCACGGCATCGTCGCAAGCCTCGCTCTCGCAGAGCCAGCAACCCAACCCTTCCCGGTCTCAAAGCGCACAGCTTACCAGCGCTTCCTCCCCGCTCTCGGCGGCCCTATCGCCCTTCTCCCTCTGCCAAACAACCACGCAACCCTTGTCTGGTCAACGACCCCCGAGAACGCCGCTTACCTAAAGTCCCTTCCCACCCCAGCTTTCCTCGCAATGGTCAACGCCGCCTTCCGTCTCGACATGACAGACCTTACCTACATGATGGGGATGcaatcctcttcttcctccgaTTCAACCCCATCCCACCAAGACGAACTCACCTGGCGCGCCCAGCACACCCCCCTCCCATCCCAAATCCCTCCCCCGGCAACAGGCGTGCAGACAGGCACAGTCGCTTCCTTCCCTCTGCGCTTCAGACACGCGGCGCAATACATTTCGCCACGCATTGCGCTTGTCGGTGACGCCGCGCATGTTATTCACCCCCTCGCTGGACAGGGCCTTAATCTCGGCCTGGCGGATGTTGCTTCGCTCTCGAAGACTATTCAGTATGCTGTGTCGCATGGCATGGATGTAGGCGACTTGCTTACTCTTGAGCGATACTCGTCTGAGCGGTACTTGCCCAATGCGAAAATTGGGGGTGCTTGCGATCTCTTGCATAAACTGTATAATGTTCCTGGTGAAGGGCCTGTTGCTTGGGCGCGTAGTCTTGGACTTGGTGTCGTTGATCGGTTGCCTTTTGTCAAGTCGTTCTTGATGAAGAATGCCGAGGGATATTAG
- a CDS encoding Histidyl-tRNA synthetase, mitochondrial yields the protein MAKDKGPTFNLKTPKGTKDWSGSDALLRDRIFTTISNVFKRHGGTALDTPVFELREILAGKYGEDSKLIYDLKDQGGEICSLRYDLTVPFARWLAMNTDVRSIKRYHIAKVYRRDQPAINKGRMREFYQCDFDIAGAFDAMVPDAEILRIVSEVFEELGWGGRYTIKLNHRKILDGVFAVCGVPEDKLRPISSAVDKLDKMPWADVRKEMVDEKGLDPEVADRIEKYVMNKGSRELLDSLLTDETLNANASAKAGLEEMAMMMDYLEAFGVLDKISFDMSLARGLDYYTGVIYEVVTEGSAGVQADAPEAQKAEKSSKKSKSKQPSEDEDRSNDPTLGVGSVAAGGRYDNLVGMFQPKAQIPCVGISFGVDRIFSITKARIEREQKSDALRSSEVDAYVMAFGGKGFSGMLKERMEICQKLWSAGIKAEFSYKLKPKLPQQFKAAEQGAIPFGIILGEEELAAGKCRIKEMGLPDGHPEKEGVEVEIAALVPELQTRLAKKQHGAVSSLAQQLQGTSV from the exons AAGGGTACCAAGGATTGGTCCGGCTccgatgccctcctccgaGACCGCATTTTCACCACCATCTCCAATGTCTTCAAGCGCCACGGCGGTACCGCACTAGACACCCCCGTGTTCGAGCTGCGTGAGATCCTGGCGGGCAAATATGGCGAGGACTCCAAGCTCATCTACGACCTGAAGGACCAGGGTGGCGAGATCTGCTCGCTGCGCTACGACTTGACAGTGCCGTTCGCGCGCTGGCTCGCCATGAACACCGATGTCCGCAGCATCAAGCGCTACCACATCGCCAAGGTCTACCGCCGTGACCAACCTGCCATTAATAAGGGCCGCATGCGTGAGTTCTACCAGTGCGACTTCGATATCGCCGGTGCCTTCGACGCTATGGTTCCCGATGCCGAGATTCTGCGAATCGTAAGCGAGGTCTTCGAGGAATTGGGCTGGGGTGGCCGCTACACCATCAAGCTTAACCACCGGAAGATCCTGGACGGTGTCTTTGCTGTCTGTGGTGTGCCCGAGGACAAGCTGCGACCTATCTCCAGTGCTGTCGACAAGTTGGACAAGATGCCGTGGGCGGATGTGCGCAAGGAAATGGTCGACGAGAAGGGTCTTGACCCCGAAGTTGCGGATCGTATTGAGAAGTACGTTATGAACAAGGGCTCGCGTGAGTTGCTTGACTCTCTCCTGACGGATGAGACCCTCAACGCCAATGCCTCCGCCAAGGCCGGTCTCGAGGAAATGGCTATGATGATGGACTACCTAGAGGCATTCGGCGTGCTGGACAAGATCTCATTCGACATGTCCCTGGCCCGTGGTCTGGATTACTACACCGGTGTCATCTACGAGGTTGTCACCGAGGGTTCAGCTGGTGTTCAGGCCGACGCCCCAGAGGCACAGAAGGCCGAGAAGTCCAGTAAGAAGAGCAAGTCCAAGCAGCCCTCCGAGGACGAAGACCGATCCAACGACCCCACCCTCGGCGTTGGCAGTGTTGCTGCTGGTGGCCGCTACGATAACCTGGTTGGCATGTTCCAGCCCAAGGCGCAGATCCCCTGTGTCGGAATTTCATTCGGTGTCGACCGTATCTTCTCCATTACCAAGGCACGCATCGAGCGCGAGCAAAAGTCCGATGCTCTTCGCAGCAGCGAGGTCGATGCCTATGTCATGGCCTTCGGTGGCAAGGGCTTCAGTGGAATGTTGAAGGAGCGCATGGAAATCTGCCAGAAGCTGTGGAGTGCTGGTATCAAG GCGGAGTTTTCCTACAAGCTGAAGCCCAAGCTGCCCCAGCAATTCAAGGCTGCCGAACAAGGCGCCATTCCCTTCGGCATCATCCTCGGCGAGGAAGAGCTCGCCGCTGGCAAGTGCCGCATCAAGGAGATGGGTCTGCCCGACGGACACCCCGAGAAGGAGGGTGTCGAGGTTGAGATTGCCGCCCTGGTTCCCGAGCTGCAAACCCGCCTTGCTAAGAAGCAGCACGGTGCTGTCTCATCTCTGGCACAGCAGCTGCAGGGCACAAGTGTTTAA